In Azospirillaceae bacterium, a genomic segment contains:
- a CDS encoding pseudouridine-5'-phosphate glycosidase has translation MSPLKPRLSPEIADALAAGRPVVALESTIITHGMPFPANLETALAVEDVVRANGAVPATIALMDGEVRAGLDRADLQALAEAKGVVKASSRDLAAVMVRRGAAGTTVSATMRIADLAGIPLFATGGVGGVHRGAETTFDISADLTELGRTPTTVVCAGVKSILDIPKTLEFLETQRVPVIAFGADDFPAFFTRSSGHKADHRLDSADEIAQAMRLHQALGCGTGIMIANPIPEADALDPAFIDGTIQDAVAEAEARGISRKDLTPFLLARINELSGGRSLTANIALVKNNAALAARIAVAYAAG, from the coding sequence ATGTCCCCGCTTAAGCCCCGCCTCAGCCCTGAGATCGCCGACGCCCTGGCCGCCGGCCGACCGGTGGTGGCCCTGGAATCCACCATCATCACCCACGGCATGCCCTTCCCCGCCAACCTGGAGACGGCGCTGGCGGTGGAGGATGTGGTGCGGGCCAACGGCGCGGTGCCGGCCACCATCGCCTTGATGGACGGCGAAGTGCGGGCGGGCCTGGACCGGGCCGACCTTCAGGCCCTGGCTGAGGCGAAGGGCGTTGTGAAAGCATCCAGCCGCGACCTGGCGGCCGTGATGGTGCGCCGGGGCGCCGCCGGCACCACCGTGTCGGCCACCATGCGCATCGCCGACCTGGCCGGCATTCCCCTGTTCGCCACCGGCGGCGTGGGGGGCGTGCACCGGGGGGCGGAGACCACGTTCGACATCTCCGCCGACCTGACGGAACTGGGCCGCACGCCCACCACCGTGGTCTGCGCCGGGGTGAAGTCCATCCTGGACATCCCCAAGACCCTGGAGTTCCTGGAAACCCAACGGGTGCCGGTCATCGCCTTTGGTGCCGACGACTTCCCCGCCTTCTTCACCCGCTCCAGCGGCCACAAGGCCGACCACCGCCTGGACAGCGCGGATGAGATCGCCCAGGCCATGCGCCTGCACCAGGCGTTGGGCTGCGGCACCGGCATCATGATCGCCAACCCCATCCCGGAAGCCGACGCCCTGGACCCCGCCTTCATCGACGGCACCATCCAGGACGCGGTGGCGGAGGCTGAGGCGCGCGGCATCAGCCGCAAGGACCTGACGCCCTTCCTGCTGGCCCGCATCAACGAGCTGTCGGGCGGCCGCAGCCTGACGGCCAACATCGCGCTGGTGAAGAACAACGCGGCCCTGGCGGCACGCATCGCGGTGGCCTACGCCGCCGGCTGA